A window from Bosea sp. ANAM02 encodes these proteins:
- a CDS encoding CbtB domain-containing protein produces MNTASVPTPTLSVSDRVKAVAAALVIGVALIYTTGFAASTNVHNAAHDTRHGLAFPCH; encoded by the coding sequence ATGAACACCGCTTCGGTTCCCACCCCCACACTCAGCGTTTCGGACCGCGTCAAGGCGGTCGCCGCCGCGCTCGTGATCGGCGTCGCGCTGATCTACACGACCGGCTTCGCGGCCTCGACCAATGTCCACAACGCCGCGCACGATACCCGTCACGGCCTCGCCTTTCCCTGCCACTGA
- a CDS encoding CbtA family protein: protein MVTRVLTVSILAGLLAGLIVAALQHVTTTPLILKAETYEAALALKAPTLAGFDDEAKIILAHGPAGEAPGHDHAEWKPQDGLQRTLFTGAVTIATAIGFAGLLLAGMIAAGDSIDQRSALVWGACGFLALGLAPAMGLAPELPGAASAALEQRQLWWLWTAVATAAGLFMFLRFEQPWLKLVAIVLIVLPHVVGAPHPAAPESKVPAEVAAHFAALSLGIQAALWLATAFMVGVLWPWANRRSAEA, encoded by the coding sequence ATGGTCACGCGTGTTCTCACGGTCAGCATCCTGGCCGGGCTTCTGGCTGGCTTGATCGTCGCCGCCCTGCAGCATGTCACCACCACACCTCTCATCCTCAAGGCCGAGACCTATGAGGCGGCGCTCGCGCTGAAGGCGCCGACGCTGGCCGGTTTCGACGACGAGGCGAAAATCATCCTGGCGCATGGACCGGCCGGCGAAGCGCCCGGCCACGACCATGCCGAGTGGAAGCCGCAGGACGGCCTCCAGCGCACGCTCTTCACCGGCGCGGTGACGATCGCGACCGCGATCGGCTTCGCGGGGCTGCTGCTCGCCGGGATGATCGCGGCCGGCGACAGCATCGACCAGCGCAGCGCGCTCGTCTGGGGCGCCTGCGGCTTCCTCGCGCTCGGGCTTGCGCCTGCGATGGGGCTGGCTCCCGAACTGCCGGGCGCAGCCTCGGCCGCGCTGGAGCAGCGCCAGCTCTGGTGGCTCTGGACGGCCGTCGCGACCGCGGCCGGGCTCTTCATGTTCCTGCGCTTCGAACAGCCCTGGCTCAAGCTCGTGGCCATCGTCCTGATCGTGCTGCCGCATGTCGTCGGCGCCCCGCACCCGGCCGCGCCGGAGAGCAAGGTGCCCGCCGAGGTCGCCGCGCATTTCGCAGCGCTCTCGCTCGGCATCCAGGCGGCGCTCTGGCTCGCCACCGCCTTCATGGTCGGCGTGCTATGGCCCTGGGCGAACCGCCGTTCCGCGGAAGCCTGA